The nucleotide sequence GCGGCACTGTGTTTTCGAAATGTTGTCTGCCCCTGACCAGACGGACGTCTTCATGAGAGATTGTCTATGTTTTTGTATGGACTCGGGTCTATCTTCATGAAGCAAACGAATCTCAGGGCCAGCCAAGTATCCAACCATTAATCCTCATCCATGCCCTCCCCATCCAAgtcattctcatcatcatcatcatcctcgccgccttctgcatcttcatcatcgtcttcctcttcactCGATGTCCCACTTCCTTCGCTTTCACCCTCACTCCCAGGATCATAatcctcttcgtcttcatcttcttcatcctgtAACTGCTGCTCTGCCTCCCACTGTGCCTTTTCCAGCTCTGTCATGCCCGCAGTCTGCGCATTCTcggcctccccttccccggTTCCATtagcatcatcctccccaccagtGGTTTTATTATTCTCGGCCAGCTCCCTCTTGGCCTTGCGCTTTTCAGCCATGCTCTTATCCGCCAGACCGTGCCGTTGCACGTAATTGGCATTGATCCCCTCAAAGTCCTCCTTGTCCAGCATGCCAAactcaatctccttctccacaTTGCCCGACTCGTCCACGTCGAGCTCAACCACAATGTTGAACGTCCTCGCCAGCACCGAAGTGAAGCTCAACGCCGCGATCCTATCCAGGGGCAAGAACACAATCGGCTTCTTGAACCCCCACAGTATCCCCGTcggcaagaagaacaggTACCCATCTTTGCTCCCCCTGAAGGCCTTGACGTGTACCGCCTTTTCCGTGGGGCGATGGGCTTGCCTCGTTACCGAGTGGAAAAGTTTTGGGTCCGACGCAACAATGCTGCAGGAGTGGTTCCCTGCGGATTTGAGAGAAGTTGCCAGCGCCCAGTGGAACAGTGTACTGTAACTGTCCGACACGGCTTCTGCCGTCTTGGCGGAGGCGCCCCCGATCGAGCCTGGCTTTGGAGCTGCCCCGGGGACAGTGAAGACGAACGGTTCGAGAGCGGTTGGACTCGTTGGCGCAGCACCCGCGGCGGGTTTGGCCGTTCGAGTAGGAAGGTAGCTGTTGCGGGGGAGGACGACGTAGTTGTGTTGAACTGTGGACTTTTCGGGGACTGGGAGATAGAAGATGTGCTCTGTACGGCGGTGAAAATCACAAAAATCAGTAATTGCCCAGCAAAGACAGACCGAGGACAGAGAACGCAACGTACCAATCTCCTTCCATGGGTACACGATCCCCTGCACAGGCGTAGAGCTGCCGGACACCCTTGCGTACAAAAAGTTCTTGGTGAAGCACACAT is from Podospora pseudopauciseta strain CBS 411.78 chromosome 5 map unlocalized CBS411.78m_5.2, whole genome shotgun sequence and encodes:
- a CDS encoding uncharacterized protein (COG:K; EggNog:ENOG503NVYS), coding for MPAKLNVETLQSVFQTRPDILAGIQEAADTPARVGLFNEIASFVYERIATASDHGSTQDDDGPAAKRRRVDIAQVQPSQQTLSNGSTAGGGVSLDAATSEQVLLEVKDISASAPQRKKYDVCFTKNFLYARVSGSSTPVQGIVYPWKEIEHIFYLPVPEKSTVQHNYVVLPRNSYLPTRTAKPAAGAAPTSPTALEPFVFTVPGAAPKPGSIGGASAKTAEAVSDSYSTLFHWALATSLKSAGNHSCSIVASDPKLFHSVTRQAHRPTEKAVHVKAFRGSKDGYLFFLPTGILWGFKKPIVFLPLDRIAALSFTSVLARTFNIVVELDVDESGNVEKEIEFGMLDKEDFEGINANYVQRHGLADKSMAEKRKAKRELAENNKTTGGEDDANGTGEGEAENAQTAGMTELEKAQWEAEQQLQDEEDEDEEDYDPGSEGESEGSGTSSEEEDDDEDAEGGEDDDDDENDLDGEGMDED